In Dromiciops gliroides isolate mDroGli1 chromosome 4, mDroGli1.pri, whole genome shotgun sequence, one DNA window encodes the following:
- the LOC122752500 gene encoding WD repeat-containing protein 61: protein MKAIDAGPVDAWSLAFSPDSQFLATGSHVGKVNIFGVESGKKEYSLDTRGKFILSIAYSPDGKYLASGAIDGIINIFDIATGKLLHTLEGHAMPIRSLTFSPDSQLLVTASDDGYIKIYDVQHANLAGTLSGHASWVLNVAFCPDDIHFVSSSSDKSVKVWDAGTRTCVHTFFDHQDQVWGVKYNANGSKIVSVGDDQEIHIYDCPT from the coding sequence ATGAAGGCTATCGATGCAGGCCCTGTGGATGCCTGGTCCTTGGCTTTCTCACCCGATTCCCAGTTTTTGGCTACAGGAAGCCATGTGGGGAAAGTAAACATTTTTGGTGTGGAGAGTGGGAAAAAGGAGTACTCTTTGGATACAAGAGGGAAATTCATCCTCAGCATCGCCTACAGTCCTGATGGGAAATATCTGGCCAGTGGCGCCATAGATGGAATCATTAATATTTTTGATATTGCAACTGGAAAACTTCTGCATACGCTTGAAGGCCATGCAATGCCCATCCGCTCTTTGACCTTCTCCCCAGACTCTCAGCTCCTTGTCACGGCTTCAGATGACGGCTACATTAAGATTTATGATGTACAGCATGCAAATTTGGCGGGTACACTGAGTGGCCACGCATCCTGGGTGTTAAATGTTGCGTTCTGTCCTGATGATATTCACTTCGTATCTAGCTCATCAGACAAAAGCGTCAAAGTTTGGGACGCTGGGACGAGAACTTGTGTCCACACCTTTTTTGACCACCAGGACCAGGTCTGGGGAGTGAAATACAATGCAAATGGCTCCAAAATTGTGTCGGTTGGAGATGACCAAGAGATTCATATCTATGACTGTCCAACTTAA